Part of the Polyodon spathula isolate WHYD16114869_AA chromosome 18, ASM1765450v1, whole genome shotgun sequence genome, ACAGGCCCAGGCTATAAGAGCTGTGTTATTAAGgcagtgttgttatttttttttttttaaacataagggAAGCATTCGTTGTAAGCAGCAGGTAAACTACAAGGGATCGTACATTGGAATCGTTGATACCTTTTCGGATTACGAAAAATAAAGAGAAACGATCTGGTGAGTTAATAGTATTTATGTATGTGGTACAAATATAACAACAGCAGAAATCTCTTAAGTGTTTTAATCGCACTGTCCTGTCGTGAACATAATCACAAATCGTTTGTTTAACACTAATATGCATTTGAATGAATAACGTTTCAGAAGTAATTGGTATATATCATTCTGTCAGTGATGATAAATTGTAGGCCTGTGTACTCGCAGTACACGTCTTCTTACACAAGTGTTTGTCGTGCTGTTGTATGAAAGAAGATAAGTGTAACCCGTGTGTTATGCATGTGGTGTAAACTGTTTTACTATATAAATGTTATTACTGTTGTTGGTTTTGGCATGAGAATTATAATTTGTATCCGCTATGAATTCTAATAAATATTGTAGGTGTTTATATAGGTACTGTAAAAATGACTAACGTCAGGGTCTGGCTAGCATAAGGAGTATATTGTTGATTTTGTTAATACATTTATTCCTATTCCTAAAATGACAAACTTCTGAATACTTGCTTGCCAATCTGAATTGCAACAGGTActccttttaaaacaaatctaatcAGGTCAGCAGTGCCCTACTGATTCAAATAGAAGACAGTGGTGTATTGCATAATACTGTGGGATTTGTGATTGCAGCAGTGATTCAGCAAGTATTGTTATTGATGACGGGCAGCCTTACACGAACGCAATAATTGATGCACTCTGATTGGGTCATAGCTTAGCCAAAGAGAAACGGATAGGATAGAGAAGGAAAAAAGTGGATCTACATAGTTGGTGACAAAGTGAAAACCCACACTAACTTGCAGCATGTCAGTTAAATATTAAGTGTTGATCTTAAGCAAATGGAATTAccttttgttaatttaaattcaaaaaCTGGTATCACTTTTCAGAAGTGATTTTTAAGAATAATATGCATTCATAGTATACtgtcttaaaaaatattttttaaaagttatcagTTATAGGCTCTAATAGAACTGAATTTCTatataatgctgtatttaaaagcaggtgtttacagtgtgtagatatGTGCGAGTTTCAAGTTtaacatgtgtgttttttaatacttGTCACACAGACGCTCTCTCTGCTTTCCTGACTGCATTGTAGAACACAGCGTTCTTGTGATGGAGTTCCCAGACCTAGGAGAGCACTGCTCTGAGCTAACCTGCAAGCGCTTGGGTGAGAAATCTGGATAATAGAGTAGATTCTGAGCTTGCTTGTAACGCATTGAGTGCCAGATTATTTTAACACAGCTGTATTTGTgtcatttgatacattacatttagacttctTTTGTGGTTAACATGTAAAGTTATCATCACGGTATAGTTAAAGAGAATTAAAATATTGAGGACAGTGGCGCTTTCAGCGTGTTAAACAAATGCCTCCATGAATTTCTTTTGTTTCTCTATAAAGATTTTCTTGCAATGAAGTGTGATGCCTGTGAAGACATCTTCTGTAAAGATCACATCACTTACGCAAACCACAAATGCACATCTGCATACAAAAAGGTATGTCACAAGTTTTGAGTTATTCTTGGTATTGATAAGGTGATCCTCCTTTAGGGCAGTATCCTAATTTTAATGTAGTGCCAACAATCTTTCCCAACTCAACACAATAGTTAACTCAAGGTGTTAGTAGACAAGGACTTTATTGGTTTATCATGTATTTTGTCTCAATATCATTATAAGCAGTCGTTTTCTTCAAATGAGAGTTGAAGTCAATTACTGCGCATGTACAATTGTGTAATACATTAACAGTGGCTGTTGAACACGAACATTTTTTAACTGTTCaaagtgtttaaatgtatatttaaaatcaacACCCAAAATTTAACATGTAGCAAtaagaaattttaaaaagctaGGCTGATACTCCTGCATATGAGGAAGATCCCGGGTAGTCTTTTATAAGCGACAAGACTAACTTGACCATCAACTAAATGCAAAAATAGCAGCTTAAagtgaaatattaatgtatgtgttttatctGAGTGGAGATTGTAACGAAGTTAATAAAGAGAAATGTCATTGCTGCCTCAGGATGTTCAAGTTCCTGTCTGCCCACTTTGTAACACCCCAATCCCTGTAAAGAGAGGAGAAATGCCGGATATCAAGGTTGGGGAACACATTGATGCGGACTGTAAATCTGACCCAGCTCGGCGGAAAAGGAAGGTATGGTGACTCCTTTTGAACACTAGGTGCAAAAAATAATGAACAAGGTTATGCAGCTGTGAGCTggctttttttctgtctgtttgcctttattttctttatgtaatTTCTAGTATATCCTTATGTATATATCTAGTGAACTCCATATCCAATTGTGATTAGACTTTACAAAGGACATTCTTTAGGGTATGTTCAGATTTTTCAACTCTTGAGGTATATGGATACACTTAATAGCCATAGTGGAGATGTCTGTTACTGgtattctttttctttcttttttgtttcttagatttttacaaataaatgttcaAAAGGGGGGTGTAAGCAGAAAGAGATGATACATGTGACATGTGATCAGTGTCACTTGAGCTTCTGCCTGAAGCACAGGCACCCTTTAGATCATGAATGCAAGTCTGATGGCCATCCTGTCTCCAAGTCTGGGTAAGTAAGGCTACTGGTTCCTACACTTCCACTGTTAAGTTTGAGCTTTAACAAATCGctaatcaataataaaataaaataaaaaagttgaataACACCCTAAGTATCCTAGGTGAATGGGTGCTCAAAAGTATGTCCCATAATATGTGTGCCCAAAATGTTTGCAGTCATACCCAAGGTACGATGTTCATTCAGCtcggtatttatttaaagatggttataaaccattttgttctgttttcagtCATGCTGCTTTAATGCGATCCCATGGATCAACCTCATCAGCTGTTGCTACTTCTAGTAAAGGAACCTCCAGATCTGTACCAAATGGACTAAGTGGGAATGCACGATCACAACCAAGAAGGTACAGTGCCACAGCAATCCATAAGGGCATCAGTCTCCATATCACTTACCCACACAAACAGTGAGCCAGCTTTCCCATCTTCCTGTCTGGTTGACAGCTGTGTTCGTTGATGAGCCTAGAGTCTAAACCCTGATGGTATTCATACATGCAAACTGTAAGTCTTACGCAGTTGCTAGGGAGCTGCTGTTTCATAGTCAATCTGATgaaagtgcttaaaaaaaaaaaaaaaaaacattgttaaaatatgaTAAAATCAAGTAACAGTTTTAGTAAATTATCTATTTGATTGAAAACAATTGTGCATGGGAGGTGATTTCATTGATTCCCCATGCTAAATTCAagttaatcctttgcggtccatttattcagcacctgtcaggcacgtcaggatctaatttattttcacacaagctgtgtATTTTACACTCTCTATATTTAAAAGTTAttgtattcacagtaaaacaggtttaaaaggcactgcatatcagcAGGACACTCGGtagtgcatctccagccaagcccctccTCTTGAtctttgtatttttcacatacctctttatagatatgcatactgataaatcctctcctgatcacttgttttatcaccagactcctcaataatgcgatccaagtcattgttttattaccgaaacatctcaaagctctgcaagtgtccatgatattctttgagcgctagatgcaAAGGAGatagcagctatctcctttgtctGTGTTATCTGTGCATGGGGCGatcagatacgccccctttttttttttcgactTCATTTGGATCCTGTCTGCCTCACTCAGCCATTggaaggttttctcagctttttcctgagaacaaactactagagacctgtgctttacatctttttgatgtcggactagaaagggaattttaatgttggacctggtccatcATAGGATCCCAAAGGGTTAAATATCTGCGATAGAGCGGCTTTGTGAATTTTAAAGCGGTGGTCATCTGCCGCTGTTTAGATTATAATGTAGACCCTCACTGAAATTTTTAGCAAGTCTCTTCATTTTCTTATCTAGTACACTTGGGCAGAGTGCGACCGTGGCGCCACCACCACAGCAGCAGAGAGCAATCCCTCCCTCTGCGTCTCTTCAGGCAGGAATGGTAAGTCCTATTAGTAGTGCTTATCTGAGGAGGGCGCTTCTGTTCTTAGTAAAGGGGCATTCTGTTTGCAGTGTTTGGAAGTGCCTGCCACATCTCTCAACTGACCTCTATCGTATTTCATAAGAGACCAGCTGTTCTACAGGttgtctgcatttaaaaaaaaaaaaaaaaaaaaagtggactaATAGTATTGTTGCTGATGCTGCCAACATTTGTACTTGGGCCAAATAGAATGTTTTCTTGCAAGCTGTTGTATGTCTGCATTCCTGTCATTGAGCTCTTAAAATATTGGAAATACATTTCTTCCTCCGTGTTCGATGTCTTTCAGTGTAAAGCATCGTTGgtaaaaagttactttttttttctgcagcacaAATTATTGTAAATTGCTCTGATATGTTTGCGTGCAGTGTGTATTCGCCAACATATAGTTGTGTTGTT contains:
- the zfand2a gene encoding AN1-type zinc finger protein 2A isoform X2, with product MEFPDLGEHCSELTCKRLDFLAMKCDACEDIFCKDHITYANHKCTSAYKKDVQVPVCPLCNTPIPVKRGEMPDIKVGEHIDADCKSDPARRKRKIFTNKCSKGGCKQKEMIHVTCDQCHLSFCLKHRHPLDHECKSDGHPVSKSGHAALMRSHGSTSSAVATSSKGTSRSVPNGLSGNARSQPRSTLGQSATVAPPPQQQRAIPPSASLQAGMTEEQALQRALEMSLAESARSTQQPLSPQEQEDLALAQALAASEEEFRRQQQQLQNREPKQAYCSMS
- the zfand2a gene encoding AN1-type zinc finger protein 2A isoform X1; protein product: MEFPDLGEHCSELTCKRLDFLAMKCDACEDIFCKDHITYANHKCTSAYKKDVQVPVCPLCNTPIPVKRGEMPDIKVGEHIDADCKSDPARRKRKIFTNKCSKGGCKQKEMIHVTCDQCHLSFCLKHRHPLDHECKSDGHPVSKSGHAALMRSHGSTSSAVATSSKGTSRSVPNGLSGNARSQPRSTLGQSATVAPPPQQQRAIPPSASLQAGMTEEQALQRALEMSLAESARSTQQPLSPQEQEDLALAQALAASEEEFRRQQQQLQVSRTVTSQLHANRS